Proteins co-encoded in one bacterium genomic window:
- a CDS encoding ABC transporter ATP-binding protein, with protein MLRVENLEVGFDLRTGFVKAVRGIDLSIPEGKTVALLGESGCGKSLTGMAILRILEEPGRISGGAIRFCHSDGSTEDLAALDEDSKQLMKLRGGEIALISQDARSALTPVYTIGEQIVEMILAHESTSKADAWNRAVSLLAEVGIPAPERRVREYPYQMSGGMCQRALIAMALSCGPRLLIADEPTTALDVTIQAQVLNLLRALQRDKRMSILIITHDMGVVAEMADEVHVMYLGKIVESGDSNTIFRNPQHPYTMGLFTSIPLPDSDPDAPLSHIRGVVPDISHTPEGCPFRGRCPLEMEQCTTMPPKFEMGDGHSVACWLSDPAHGGDS; from the coding sequence ATCCTGCGTGTCGAGAATCTGGAAGTCGGTTTCGACCTCCGGACCGGCTTTGTGAAAGCCGTGCGCGGGATCGATCTGTCCATTCCCGAGGGAAAGACAGTAGCACTACTGGGCGAAAGCGGATGTGGCAAAAGCCTGACCGGCATGGCGATTCTGCGCATTTTGGAAGAACCCGGGCGGATTTCAGGAGGGGCAATTCGGTTTTGCCACTCAGACGGGTCGACGGAAGATCTGGCTGCACTCGATGAAGATTCGAAGCAACTAATGAAACTACGTGGCGGGGAGATCGCGCTGATTTCGCAGGATGCGCGCAGTGCCCTGACGCCTGTATACACGATAGGCGAGCAGATCGTGGAGATGATTCTCGCTCACGAATCCACGAGCAAAGCAGACGCATGGAATCGCGCAGTGAGTTTGCTGGCCGAAGTTGGAATCCCTGCCCCCGAGCGTCGCGTTCGCGAGTATCCGTATCAGATGTCCGGCGGTATGTGTCAGCGCGCATTGATCGCGATGGCGTTGTCCTGCGGACCACGCCTGCTCATCGCAGATGAGCCGACGACTGCACTTGATGTCACGATTCAAGCGCAAGTGCTGAACCTGCTCCGCGCGCTGCAACGTGACAAGAGAATGTCCATTCTAATCATCACGCACGATATGGGCGTCGTCGCAGAGATGGCCGATGAAGTACACGTGATGTACCTTGGCAAAATTGTTGAATCGGGCGATTCGAATACGATCTTCCGCAATCCACAGCATCCCTATACGATGGGCTTGTTCACGAGCATCCCACTGCCTGACTCGGATCCGGATGCGCCGCTCTCGCACATTCGCGGAGTCGTCCCGGACATCAGCCATACGCCTGAAGGCTGCCCCTTCCGTGGTCGCTGCCCTCTTGAGATGGAGCAGTGCACGACGATGCCGCCCAAGTTTGAAATGGGCGACGGCCACAGCGTTGCCTGTTGGCTGAGCGACCCTGCCCACGGAGGCGACTCATGA
- a CDS encoding ABC transporter substrate-binding protein, translating to MAARFSILLVTIALAVMLGGCQPKSEGDSSYADISREENLQLKESPLLAKEVAAGELPPLEDRLPEDPRIVEPVETPGLYGGTWRRFHLYPDFPTFRLINNYWGLTRWNPETTDIIPGIATSWEFNDAGNEITFHLRKGVRWSDGEPFDSSDIAFWWDVATDDRTSEMPQEWAYSGGELMELETPDLYTVVFKYKEPFYTLPVMMATGFWVPETVIRPAHYLKQFHPDYTDEYEDFTEFDRKFGDITDVNRPTLGPWMLTYISGTSDRVIFERNPYYWTVDKLGRQLPYIDRVVSTRVQSSETGVLMIMSGNIDAQFRYVSRQDYGLLKQFADEGNYQIRRWEEGTGALFAIVVNMENKDPERAKLLTNKCLREGIAYAIDRELINQVIWGGLSEPRGATITDESWHFQSPRGQEVLERWKKAWSEFNVDKANAKLDEAGLTMRDKNGYRMYDGKPLTLIVDVQDWPLAMDEAILVQGMLRNVGLNVLLQRDIGGRRDRRVREAEFDLYMQHMSEMDLFTFPGYVFPVVAYYWHPQTGRWYITGGDKGKAPTGWTKELVDIFDEIKRTKDQEKRHDLVLDAIEIQLREGPVIIGTTGRQFAPVVTKRNLRNIPKSGVIGPWAIVQPANRNPEQFFFDPDYKGDGESDGFRAEATR from the coding sequence ATGGCCGCGAGATTCAGCATCCTGCTTGTGACGATTGCGCTGGCAGTCATGCTCGGCGGCTGCCAGCCGAAGAGCGAAGGCGATTCGAGCTACGCCGATATCAGTCGGGAAGAGAACCTGCAACTGAAGGAATCGCCCCTCTTGGCAAAGGAGGTGGCCGCGGGCGAACTTCCGCCGCTTGAAGACCGCCTCCCGGAAGATCCCCGCATCGTAGAGCCCGTCGAAACGCCGGGGCTGTATGGGGGCACCTGGCGGCGGTTCCACCTGTATCCTGACTTCCCGACGTTTCGGTTGATCAATAACTACTGGGGATTGACGCGCTGGAATCCGGAGACAACGGATATCATCCCCGGAATCGCGACCTCCTGGGAATTCAACGATGCCGGTAATGAAATCACGTTTCATCTGCGCAAGGGCGTTCGATGGAGCGACGGCGAACCGTTCGACAGTTCAGACATTGCATTCTGGTGGGATGTCGCCACGGATGATCGGACCTCTGAAATGCCACAGGAGTGGGCATATTCGGGTGGCGAGTTGATGGAGTTGGAAACGCCGGATTTGTACACAGTGGTCTTCAAATACAAGGAGCCCTTCTATACGCTTCCAGTGATGATGGCGACAGGCTTCTGGGTTCCGGAAACGGTGATTCGGCCGGCGCATTATCTGAAGCAGTTTCATCCGGACTACACGGACGAGTATGAGGACTTCACGGAATTCGATCGCAAGTTCGGAGACATCACGGATGTGAATCGACCGACGCTGGGGCCGTGGATGTTGACATACATCAGCGGAACGAGCGATCGGGTCATCTTCGAACGCAATCCGTACTATTGGACCGTGGACAAGCTGGGGCGGCAGTTGCCCTACATCGACCGGGTCGTGAGCACGCGAGTGCAATCGTCCGAGACCGGCGTACTAATGATCATGAGCGGGAATATCGACGCACAATTCCGCTACGTCTCGCGCCAGGACTATGGGCTGCTCAAGCAATTTGCGGATGAGGGTAACTACCAGATTCGCCGTTGGGAAGAAGGCACCGGGGCCCTGTTCGCAATCGTCGTGAACATGGAAAACAAGGATCCGGAACGGGCAAAGTTGCTGACGAACAAGTGCCTCCGCGAGGGCATTGCCTACGCCATCGATCGCGAACTGATCAACCAGGTGATTTGGGGCGGTCTGTCGGAGCCTCGCGGCGCGACGATCACGGATGAATCGTGGCACTTCCAGAGTCCGCGCGGACAGGAAGTACTGGAGCGCTGGAAAAAGGCCTGGAGCGAGTTCAATGTCGACAAGGCAAATGCGAAGTTGGACGAAGCGGGCCTCACAATGAGGGACAAGAATGGCTATCGAATGTACGACGGCAAGCCGCTGACCCTGATCGTCGACGTGCAGGATTGGCCGCTGGCGATGGACGAGGCGATCCTCGTGCAAGGGATGCTGCGGAACGTCGGCCTCAACGTCTTGCTGCAGCGCGACATTGGTGGACGCCGCGATCGTCGCGTGCGCGAGGCGGAGTTCGATCTCTACATGCAACACATGAGCGAAATGGATTTGTTCACGTTCCCGGGATACGTCTTTCCAGTGGTCGCGTACTACTGGCATCCCCAGACGGGGCGGTGGTACATCACCGGCGGCGACAAGGGGAAGGCGCCGACGGGTTGGACGAAGGAACTCGTCGACATCTTCGACGAGATCAAGCGCACAAAGGATCAGGAGAAGCGTCACGATCTGGTTCTGGATGCGATCGAGATACAACTTCGCGAAGGCCCAGTGATTATCGGCACCACGGGTCGCCAGTTCGCGCCCGTCGTGACGAAGCGCAATCTTCGGAACATTCCGAAGTCCGGCGTGATTGGTCCCTGGGCTATTGTGCAGCCGGCGAACCGTAACCCCGAGCAGTTCTTCTTCGACCCGGACTACAAGGGAGATGGTGAGAGCGATGGCTTCCGAGCGGAGGCGACACGATGA
- a CDS encoding ABC transporter permease, with translation MITYILRRILVFIPMLFAISLISFIIIQLPEGTFIDQKIAELEAQGATGSAILQKQQLERRYGLDQPMPVQYFKWVSGIVLHGDFGESFIYDEPVTDIIWSYIGFTLLLSGTSFIFVYLLAIPLGTLAAMKKFKREDVAISIVSFIGMSLPEFLVALALLVFGIFVMNTSFLGLFSPEYEFAPWSIHKVLDLLKHLWVPAAIVAINGTAGIMRIMRGSVIDTLSQPYIRMARAKGLSRRKIVGKHALRMAINPIVSIMGMSLPSLLSGSAIISIVLNLPTAGLLLFESLQVQDMYLAGSLILMMSAMLLVGNLLADIALALLDPRIRYD, from the coding sequence ATGATTACGTACATCCTCCGGCGGATTCTAGTCTTCATTCCGATGCTGTTCGCGATCTCGCTGATCAGCTTCATCATCATTCAGCTCCCCGAAGGCACCTTTATCGATCAGAAGATCGCTGAACTGGAAGCGCAAGGCGCAACGGGTTCGGCCATTCTGCAGAAGCAGCAATTGGAACGCCGCTATGGTTTGGACCAGCCGATGCCGGTGCAGTACTTCAAGTGGGTCTCGGGCATCGTTCTACACGGTGACTTCGGTGAGAGTTTCATCTACGACGAGCCGGTAACAGACATCATCTGGAGTTACATCGGCTTTACGCTGTTGCTGTCAGGAACGAGTTTCATCTTCGTGTACTTGTTGGCGATCCCTCTGGGGACTCTGGCGGCGATGAAGAAGTTCAAGCGCGAGGATGTCGCAATCAGCATTGTCAGCTTCATCGGCATGAGCCTGCCGGAGTTCCTCGTGGCATTGGCCCTGTTGGTGTTTGGCATCTTCGTCATGAACACCAGCTTCCTCGGCCTCTTCTCGCCCGAGTACGAGTTTGCGCCTTGGTCGATTCACAAGGTTCTCGATCTACTGAAGCACCTGTGGGTGCCTGCGGCGATTGTCGCGATCAATGGAACCGCCGGCATCATGCGCATCATGCGTGGATCGGTGATCGATACTCTGTCGCAGCCGTATATCCGAATGGCGCGAGCAAAGGGGCTCTCGCGGCGCAAGATCGTCGGCAAGCACGCGCTGCGCATGGCGATCAATCCAATCGTCTCGATCATGGGGATGAGCCTGCCGTCACTACTCTCCGGCTCGGCGATTATCTCGATCGTCCTCAACCTGCCAACGGCTGGCCTGCTTCTCTTTGAGTCGCTGCAGGTGCAGGATATGTACCTGGCAGGATCGCTGATTCTGATGATGAGCGCGATGCTGCTCGTTGGGAATCTCCTCGCGGACATCGCGCTGGCACTTCTGGATCCGAGGATTCGATATGACTGA
- a CDS encoding ABC transporter ATP-binding protein has protein sequence MSEGERPPILETQNLRMWFPVTKGIFRRTIGHVRAVDDVSLQIREGETLGLVGESGCGKSTLVQTLLRILAPTDGKVIARFNGSEVLYSHATRRELKPYRRFIQMVFQDPTSSMNPLLTIRDIVGEPLKLQGGMTKEEIDKRVEELIEAVGLRASYANRYPHAFSGGQRQRIGIARAIALNPKLLILDEPVSALDVSVQSQILNLLKDLKSKWGLTYLFIAHNLDVVRYMSDRIAVMYLGRIVEEGPRDHVYSNPKHPYTEMLLKSIPVATPAQRTDPQKKETLFSDPARSDSGCDFRQRCPYATKECEARVPDLREIAMGRKAACFHAEELNLAGRGGQS, from the coding sequence ATGAGCGAAGGCGAGCGGCCCCCGATTCTTGAAACGCAGAATCTGCGGATGTGGTTCCCTGTTACAAAGGGTATCTTTCGGCGCACGATCGGGCATGTTCGCGCCGTGGATGACGTGTCGTTGCAGATTCGCGAGGGTGAAACGCTTGGCCTGGTGGGGGAGAGTGGCTGTGGGAAGTCGACACTCGTCCAGACGCTGCTTCGAATTCTTGCGCCGACGGATGGAAAAGTCATCGCACGATTCAACGGCAGCGAAGTGCTCTACTCGCACGCGACGCGACGTGAATTGAAGCCGTACCGCCGCTTCATCCAGATGGTCTTTCAGGATCCGACGAGTTCAATGAACCCGCTGCTGACGATTCGAGACATCGTTGGCGAGCCGCTGAAACTGCAGGGGGGAATGACGAAGGAGGAGATCGATAAGCGCGTCGAGGAGTTGATTGAGGCAGTGGGGCTGCGGGCGTCTTATGCAAATCGCTATCCGCATGCCTTCTCCGGCGGCCAGCGTCAACGCATCGGCATTGCCCGCGCGATCGCTCTGAATCCGAAGCTTTTGATTCTCGACGAGCCGGTATCGGCTCTCGATGTTTCCGTGCAGTCCCAGATTCTAAATCTTCTGAAAGACCTGAAGAGCAAGTGGGGACTGACGTACCTGTTCATTGCCCACAACCTGGATGTTGTGCGCTACATGAGCGATCGCATTGCAGTAATGTACCTGGGACGCATCGTTGAGGAAGGTCCCCGCGACCATGTCTACAGCAACCCGAAGCACCCGTACACGGAGATGCTGCTGAAGTCGATTCCGGTGGCCACACCCGCGCAGCGCACAGACCCACAGAAGAAGGAGACGCTGTTCTCCGATCCGGCGAGGTCAGACAGTGGATGTGATTTCCGCCAGCGCTGTCCTTACGCGACGAAGGAGTGCGAAGCACGCGTGCCCGACCTGCGCGAGATCGCGATGGGCCGAAAGGCTGCTTGTTTCCATGCAGAGGAACTGAATCTCGCGGGACGGGGAGGCCAATCGTGA
- a CDS encoding GH32 C-terminal domain-containing protein: MKRVLWMVMLLSMAGSMACARRGMYEEKYRPQFHFSAQSGWLGDPDGPLLYDGKYHVFWWGHATSPDLLHWDDMGWAMLGDDGSFGYYSGCVVVDKDNTSGFGVNGIPPMVAIYTMHEYSTGIQRQGLSYSQNYRNFRFWDGNPVIDSTSKDFRDPQIFWDEVRGRWVMVIARPPEKKLEFYYSPNLKDWTYMGEFGNVGAQQNAWEVPDLLQMPLDGDPKNLKWVLICGVGPNKTQYFVGEFTGTTFVLDPTMKKFLDEGAGVPGEVFEDFEKGYGDWKTTGEAFGDAPARGALPTENPVTGYFDDHLANSFHGGDDTKGTMTSREFTIEKPFVNFLIGGGAFANKTELQLLIDGEIVRSIPGPESESLRWRGWDVRDLIGKTACIRAIDDAEGGWGHILLDEIRFSDTKLQTDREQTYWADWGNDFYATKTFRDFDGTEDRTIWIAWMNCWDYANSIPTTWGGSTAHSIPRELRLVTSETQGFQILQQPIEELKTLRKDRVHIENILLNGTSPISGFSPSRNTYEIDATFRLTTTRTGHYGLNLCIGDGKQLVVGFDEASSEIYVNRANANGVEIPNFNIVSRGPVETSGNSIRIHIFVDQLSVEVFVDDGATVLTSLIFPSPEALGVEVFSSNGAVRLEELNAWELKSIWNDEYGLIGWLMK; this comes from the coding sequence ATGAAGAGAGTTCTCTGGATGGTCATGCTGCTGTCGATGGCGGGCAGTATGGCTTGTGCGAGGCGCGGCATGTACGAAGAGAAGTACCGTCCCCAATTCCATTTCTCGGCACAGTCCGGTTGGCTCGGCGATCCGGACGGCCCATTACTCTATGATGGGAAGTACCACGTCTTCTGGTGGGGCCACGCGACATCGCCGGATCTCCTGCACTGGGACGACATGGGCTGGGCGATGCTGGGCGACGATGGGTCGTTCGGATATTACTCCGGCTGTGTTGTCGTTGATAAGGATAATACGAGCGGATTCGGCGTGAATGGAATTCCGCCCATGGTTGCGATCTACACGATGCACGAATACTCCACCGGCATCCAGCGCCAGGGCCTCTCTTACAGCCAGAACTACCGCAACTTCCGATTCTGGGACGGCAATCCCGTTATCGATTCAACCAGCAAGGACTTCCGCGATCCACAGATTTTCTGGGATGAAGTTCGCGGGCGTTGGGTGATGGTAATCGCTCGACCGCCGGAGAAGAAGCTCGAGTTCTACTACTCCCCCAATCTGAAAGACTGGACGTACATGGGCGAGTTCGGCAATGTCGGCGCGCAGCAGAATGCGTGGGAAGTACCGGACTTGCTGCAGATGCCGCTGGATGGCGACCCGAAGAACCTCAAGTGGGTCTTGATCTGCGGCGTTGGCCCCAACAAGACCCAATACTTCGTCGGCGAGTTCACTGGGACCACGTTCGTTCTGGATCCGACGATGAAGAAATTCCTGGACGAGGGTGCCGGCGTGCCTGGCGAGGTCTTCGAGGATTTCGAGAAAGGGTACGGCGACTGGAAGACGACGGGAGAGGCTTTCGGCGATGCGCCGGCCCGGGGAGCGCTTCCAACAGAGAACCCTGTGACCGGCTACTTCGACGACCACCTGGCAAACAGCTTCCACGGTGGCGACGACACAAAGGGCACGATGACCTCGCGAGAGTTCACAATCGAAAAACCCTTCGTCAATTTCCTGATAGGCGGCGGCGCGTTTGCCAACAAGACGGAACTGCAGCTTCTGATCGATGGAGAGATCGTGCGCTCGATCCCCGGACCGGAGTCGGAATCGCTGCGTTGGAGAGGATGGGACGTTCGAGACCTGATTGGCAAAACGGCCTGCATTCGTGCGATCGATGATGCGGAAGGCGGCTGGGGGCACATTCTGCTGGACGAGATTCGATTCAGCGACACAAAGCTGCAGACGGATCGCGAGCAAACGTACTGGGCCGATTGGGGAAACGACTTCTATGCAACGAAGACGTTCCGAGATTTCGACGGAACGGAAGACCGAACGATCTGGATCGCGTGGATGAATTGCTGGGACTACGCAAACAGCATCCCGACAACGTGGGGCGGGAGCACGGCGCACTCGATTCCCCGTGAATTGCGCTTGGTCACGTCGGAGACTCAGGGATTCCAGATCCTGCAGCAACCGATCGAGGAGTTGAAGACACTGCGCAAAGATCGCGTGCACATCGAGAACATATTGCTGAACGGAACGAGTCCCATCTCGGGATTCTCACCGTCTCGGAATACCTATGAGATCGACGCGACTTTCCGCCTGACAACTACCCGAACTGGCCACTACGGACTCAACTTGTGCATCGGTGATGGAAAGCAACTAGTCGTTGGCTTCGACGAAGCTTCCTCGGAGATCTACGTAAATCGCGCCAACGCGAACGGTGTTGAGATCCCGAACTTCAACATCGTCTCGCGTGGCCCCGTAGAAACCTCCGGCAACTCCATTCGAATCCATATCTTTGTGGATCAACTCTCAGTCGAGGTCTTCGTAGACGACGGCGCAACGGTGTTGACCTCGCTGATCTTCCCGTCGCCCGAGGCACTGGGCGTCGAGGTGTTCTCAAGCAATGGCGCCGTGCGTCTGGAAGAACTCAATGCCTGGGAGTTAAAATCGATCTGGAACGATGAGTATGGATTGATCGGCTGGCTGATGAAGTAG
- a CDS encoding glycoside hydrolase family 32 protein — protein sequence MSAEMTGLESRNPLESVLAALPNAESKLARPVYHVHSPANWMNDPNGPVYYKGWYHIFYQFNPFGDVWGNMHWGHARSRDLVSWEHLPIALGPDENYSEEGVWSGSIVFDPDGRPMLFYTSIKNDRTPREYAEQMVAVPLDDDLIRWKRHSANPIMTPEIHNGLQVYEWRDPAFFSVAGRQFCVLAGNIQKPDGKHRGVVTLYEATTPDLLNWKYCGILFEHPDPNVHNIEVPCFFQVGGKFILTITPPAVNEYYVGDFNLESLTFKVETSSALDVSRNFFAPNVFLDSQGRRIMWAWVRGFDEGEGWNGVLALPRELRLCADGKLSMAPVAELSALRRNSRSFGRMVVDGAETFRGIASANQELLLEYDAPDDARIELATRDLSIVVDHPRKELLVGGTIYKFGAEERSSAMRLHVFVDRSVVEVYLNYRTIATRIINPVSPGGMIDLRISSPYGPIALDRLDVWELDAIFHGDVRQQLMPKE from the coding sequence ATGTCTGCGGAGATGACCGGTCTCGAATCTCGGAATCCACTGGAGAGCGTTCTTGCTGCACTGCCAAATGCAGAGAGCAAGTTGGCTCGTCCCGTGTACCATGTGCACTCGCCCGCGAACTGGATGAACGACCCGAATGGTCCTGTCTACTACAAGGGGTGGTACCATATCTTCTACCAGTTCAATCCATTCGGCGACGTGTGGGGGAACATGCACTGGGGCCACGCGCGCAGCCGGGACCTGGTCTCGTGGGAACATCTGCCTATCGCCTTGGGACCGGATGAGAACTACAGTGAAGAAGGAGTGTGGTCGGGCAGTATCGTCTTCGATCCGGATGGTCGTCCGATGTTGTTCTATACATCGATCAAGAACGATCGGACTCCACGTGAATACGCCGAGCAAATGGTGGCGGTGCCATTGGACGATGATCTCATCCGCTGGAAACGCCACTCGGCAAACCCGATCATGACACCGGAAATCCACAATGGCCTTCAGGTCTACGAGTGGCGCGACCCGGCGTTCTTTTCGGTCGCTGGGCGGCAGTTCTGCGTGCTGGCGGGCAATATTCAGAAGCCCGATGGCAAGCACAGAGGCGTTGTGACCTTGTACGAGGCCACTACGCCCGATTTGCTGAATTGGAAGTACTGTGGCATTCTCTTTGAGCATCCCGACCCGAACGTGCATAACATCGAAGTGCCGTGCTTCTTTCAGGTGGGCGGGAAGTTCATCCTGACAATTACTCCGCCTGCGGTGAATGAGTACTACGTGGGCGATTTCAATCTGGAGTCCTTGACCTTCAAGGTGGAAACATCCAGCGCGCTGGATGTGAGTCGCAACTTCTTCGCACCAAACGTGTTTCTGGATTCTCAGGGGCGTCGCATCATGTGGGCCTGGGTTCGTGGCTTCGACGAGGGCGAAGGATGGAACGGTGTCCTGGCGCTGCCGCGTGAACTCAGACTGTGCGCTGACGGCAAACTCTCCATGGCGCCCGTCGCGGAACTGAGTGCACTACGCCGCAACTCTCGGTCATTTGGACGGATGGTAGTGGATGGCGCAGAGACTTTCAGAGGAATCGCCTCGGCAAACCAGGAACTCCTTCTGGAATACGATGCACCCGACGATGCGCGAATTGAGTTGGCTACTCGGGATCTCTCTATCGTTGTCGATCATCCCCGCAAGGAATTGCTGGTCGGTGGAACCATCTACAAGTTCGGTGCGGAAGAGCGTTCCTCAGCCATGCGGCTGCATGTCTTCGTGGACAGATCGGTTGTCGAAGTGTACCTGAATTATAGAACGATCGCGACTCGGATCATCAATCCGGTATCGCCCGGTGGAATGATCGACTTGCGAATTTCAAGCCCGTACGGGCCGATTGCCTTGGATCGGCTGGATGTCTGGGAGTTGGACGCGATCTTCCACGGGGATGTTCGTCAGCAACTGATGCCCAAGGAGTAA
- a CDS encoding ABC transporter permease: protein MTDRMHKDPEAFAVEAEGLISRRKRVWRELRHNRLARISAVIIVLLYVSAAVAGFMSPVAPNTVVKDRIYAPPMMPHFSHNGKLTRPFVYDLKMGLSEDGMERVYTIDQSATHPIRLFAKGEPYKLIGLIPTERHLVSVPDIDWRPIGADRLGRDLLSRIFHGARVSLTIGLIGVAITTIIGTLIGAVSGYFGGWLDNVMQRSIELLMSFPSIPLWIALAAALPATWGPTQTYLGIVIILSLIGWGGLARQIRGLVLSYRGQDYVKAAETFGGSHAYIIVRHLVPNCVGYLVVVATLAIPGTILGETALSFLGLGVRPPMISWGTLLEDAQKVRVLVQYPWLLLPAIPVLITVVSFNMLGDGLRDALDPKNH, encoded by the coding sequence ATGACTGATCGAATGCACAAAGATCCCGAAGCCTTTGCGGTCGAAGCCGAAGGCTTGATCAGCCGACGGAAACGCGTTTGGCGGGAGCTTCGTCACAATCGCCTGGCACGTATCTCCGCCGTGATCATCGTGCTGCTCTACGTCTCGGCCGCCGTGGCCGGATTCATGTCGCCCGTCGCGCCGAACACGGTTGTGAAGGATCGGATCTACGCGCCGCCGATGATGCCACATTTCTCCCACAATGGTAAGCTCACTCGCCCATTCGTGTACGACTTGAAGATGGGGCTTTCCGAGGACGGGATGGAACGCGTCTACACAATCGATCAGTCTGCGACTCACCCCATCCGTCTGTTCGCAAAGGGCGAACCATACAAGCTCATTGGCCTGATCCCGACGGAGCGACACCTCGTCAGCGTGCCTGATATCGATTGGCGACCAATCGGGGCGGATCGACTCGGGCGCGACTTGCTGAGTCGCATATTCCACGGTGCGCGTGTATCGCTGACGATCGGTCTCATAGGTGTCGCGATCACCACGATCATTGGGACGCTGATCGGTGCGGTATCCGGCTACTTTGGCGGATGGCTGGACAACGTGATGCAGCGTTCGATCGAGTTGTTGATGAGTTTCCCGTCGATTCCATTGTGGATTGCCCTGGCAGCCGCATTGCCCGCCACCTGGGGGCCGACACAAACATACCTTGGAATTGTGATCATACTATCGCTCATCGGATGGGGCGGACTGGCGCGTCAGATCCGCGGCTTGGTGCTTTCGTATCGCGGACAGGATTACGTGAAAGCGGCGGAGACATTCGGCGGTTCGCATGCCTACATCATCGTTCGCCATCTCGTGCCGAATTGCGTAGGCTACCTCGTAGTCGTCGCGACGCTCGCGATTCCAGGAACGATCCTGGGTGAAACGGCGCTGTCGTTCCTTGGGCTGGGAGTTCGTCCCCCGATGATCAGTTGGGGAACATTGCTGGAGGACGCGCAGAAAGTCCGAGTGCTGGTGCAGTACCCATGGCTGCTGCTCCCGGCAATTCCCGTACTGATTACTGTTGTCAGTTTCAATATGCTGGGCGATGGGCTGAGAGATGCTCTCGATCCCAAAAACCACTAG